The stretch of DNA TCGCCAGCGATCACGCGTCCTATCATGCTCTTGCCCGCGCCCGATTCGCCCACCAAGCCCAGCATGCTGCCGGGCTCGACGTTCAGGGCGATGCCGCGCAGCACGTCGGCGCGCTTGCCCGCGACGTTCAGCGACAGGGTCAGGTCATGGAATTCGACGACAGCCATTTTTTATATCCGGGAGCTGTTGGCCCGCGGGTCCAGCGCCTGGCGCAGGCCGTCGGACAGCAGGTTGAAGCCGAGCACCGTGACCACGATGCCCAGGACCGGCGGTATCAGGTTCCAGATGTCTTCCTGCATGACCCCGCGCGCGTCGGCGATCATCACGCCCCATGCCACGGTGTTGGCCGGCACCGACAGGCCGACGAAACTCAGGATGGCCTCGACCACGATGGCCACGCCCATCTCCAGGCTAAAGAGCGTGATGATGAGCGGCACCAGACCGGGCAGCATCTCGCGCAGCATGATGCGCAGGTGCGAGAAGCCCATCAGCCGGGCCGCGATCACGTAGTCGCGGCGTCGGATCACCAGCGCCTCGGCGCGCACCACGCGGCAGAACCGCGTCCAGTCGACCACGATCACGGACAGGATCACATTGCCCACGCCGGGTCCCAGGCCCACCATCAGGATCAGCGACAGCACCACCGGCGGGAACGACATCCACAGGTCGACCAGGTAGCCGATGGCCCGGTCGACCTTGCCGCCGAAATACGAGGCCAGCAAGGCCAGCGCACAGCCCAGCAGCATGGTGCCGATGGCCGAACAAAGGCCCACCCAGAGCGCCACGCGCGAGCCGAAGATCAGGCGCGAAAGAACGCAGCGGCCCAGGCTGTCGGTGCCCAGCGGATACCGCGCCATGCCATCGGCCATCCAGGCCGGCGGCAGCAGGGGCGAGAGCAGGTCCTGCGACAGCGGGTCGTTCGGCGCGATCCAGGGCGCGAAGATCGCCACCAGCACCAGCGCCAGCACGATGGCGCCCCCGACCAGGGTCTTGGGCGAGTGCCGCATCGCGCGCAGGGTCCGGCGCCAACGGCCGGATGCTTGCATTGCCAGGGTAGACATCAGGCGTCCCTCAGGCGCGGGTTGACCACCGTATACAGGCAGTCGACACAGGTATTGATGACCAGGATGATGACGCAGAACACCAGGGCGATGCCCTGGATCAGCGGCAGGTCGTGGTTGCGCACGGCTTGCACCATCAGGTTGCCCAGGCCGGGAAAGGAAAAGATCATTTCAATGAGCAGCGTGCCGCCGAACAGAAAGCCGAACTGCACGCCGATGAGCGTGAGCGTAGGCAGCGCCGCGTTCTTGAGCATGTGCCGCAGCACGATGCGCGTATCGGACTGCCCGCGCAGGCGCGCCACCATTGCGTACTGCTCGCCGGCCGCCTCGAGCAGGCTGGCGCGCAGCACGCGGATGATGAGCGGGGCAAAGCCCAGCGCCAGCGCCAGCGCCGGCAGCACCAGGTGCGAGAAGGCGTTGCCCCAGGCATGCAAATCGCCCCGCAGCAGGAAGTCGATCAAGGCAAAGCCCGTGACCTTGGGCGGGGCGATGTCGGCGCCGAAGCGGTCCGAGAAGGGCAGGACAGGCCACATCACGCCCAGCAGCAGCATCAGGAAGATGCCCCACAGGAAGGACGGCACCGAGATGAGCAGCACCACGAAGCCGTCGGCCAGCAGCTCGCCGCGCCGCTTGTGCAGCGCGTAGAGCAGCAGGCCGCCGGGGATGCTGATGATGAGCGAGAACACCAGCGCTACGACCGACAGCTCGATCGTGGCCGGCAGGTTGGTGGCGATCAGGTGGGTCACCGTCTCGCCCGAGGTGATGGAGCGTCCCAGGTCGCCATGCAGGGCG from Bordetella sp. FB-8 encodes:
- a CDS encoding ABC transporter permease, with protein sequence MSTLAMQASGRWRRTLRAMRHSPKTLVGGAIVLALVLVAIFAPWIAPNDPLSQDLLSPLLPPAWMADGMARYPLGTDSLGRCVLSRLIFGSRVALWVGLCSAIGTMLLGCALALLASYFGGKVDRAIGYLVDLWMSFPPVVLSLILMVGLGPGVGNVILSVIVVDWTRFCRVVRAEALVIRRRDYVIAARLMGFSHLRIMLREMLPGLVPLIITLFSLEMGVAIVVEAILSFVGLSVPANTVAWGVMIADARGVMQEDIWNLIPPVLGIVVTVLGFNLLSDGLRQALDPRANSSRI
- a CDS encoding ABC transporter permease — its product is MLAVLARQVFARVLIAIPMIFALSIVVFVVLRMLPADPLAMMLPPTATPAEVDALRAALGLDRSLPVQYGIWLAHALHGDLGRSITSGETVTHLIATNLPATIELSVVALVFSLIISIPGGLLLYALHKRRGELLADGFVVLLISVPSFLWGIFLMLLLGVMWPVLPFSDRFGADIAPPKVTGFALIDFLLRGDLHAWGNAFSHLVLPALALALGFAPLIIRVLRASLLEAAGEQYAMVARLRGQSDTRIVLRHMLKNAALPTLTLIGVQFGFLFGGTLLIEMIFSFPGLGNLMVQAVRNHDLPLIQGIALVFCVIILVINTCVDCLYTVVNPRLRDA